One window from the genome of Actinoplanes teichomyceticus ATCC 31121 encodes:
- a CDS encoding shikimate kinase, producing the protein MAPVAVLVGPPGAGKTTIGEAVAAALGVGFADTDSIIEARAGKPIPDIFVDDGEPAFRALERTVVAESLASFPGVLALGGGTIMDESTRKLLLDHTVVFLSVELPDAVKRVGLGTGRPLLAMNPRATMKFLLEQRRPLYAAVATHTVATDGREPEEIAAEVTVLVRG; encoded by the coding sequence ATGGCCCCGGTCGCCGTCCTGGTCGGCCCGCCCGGCGCGGGGAAGACGACGATCGGCGAGGCGGTCGCCGCGGCGCTGGGCGTCGGCTTCGCCGACACCGACTCGATCATCGAGGCCCGGGCCGGCAAGCCGATCCCGGACATCTTCGTCGACGACGGGGAGCCGGCGTTCCGCGCCCTTGAGCGTACGGTCGTCGCCGAGTCCCTGGCGTCCTTCCCGGGTGTGCTGGCGCTCGGCGGCGGCACGATCATGGACGAGTCGACCCGGAAGCTGCTGCTCGACCACACGGTCGTGTTCCTGTCGGTGGAGCTGCCCGACGCGGTCAAGCGGGTCGGGCTGGGCACCGGCCGCCCGCTGCTGGCGATGAACCCGCGCGCCACGATGAAGTTCCTGCTGGAGCAGCGGCGCCCGCTCTACGCCGCGGTGGCCACGCACACGGTGGCCACCGACGGCCGCGAGCCGGAGGAGATCGCCGCCGAGGTCACCGTCCTGGTGCGCGGCTGA
- the aroC gene encoding chorismate synthase: protein MLRWLTAGESHGPALVALLEGVPAGVEVTSADVTRDLVRRRLGYGRGARMKFEQDEVEFIGGVRHGRTLGSPVAIRVGNTEWPKWETVMSADPVDPEVLAAQSRNAPLTRPRPGHADLAGMQKYGHTDARPILERASARETAARVAVGVVAKQLIRQALGIEIVSHVIELGSVAAKSGLIPTPDDADRIDADPLRCLDPEASARMVAEVDAAKKDADTLGGIVEVLAYQVPPGLGSHVQWDRKLDARLATALMSIQSVKGVEIGDGFTQARSRGSVAHDEIVPTPDGVKRVTDRAGGLEGGITNGEPLRVRAALKPISSLNRALQTVDITTGEPATAINQRSDVCAVPAGAVVAEAMVALVLAEAATEKFGGDSVAEIRRNLASYLDALVIR from the coding sequence ATGCTGCGCTGGCTTACTGCAGGTGAATCGCACGGACCGGCGCTCGTCGCGCTGCTGGAGGGCGTTCCCGCCGGGGTGGAGGTGACGAGCGCGGACGTCACCCGGGATCTGGTGCGCCGCCGCCTGGGTTACGGCCGCGGCGCGCGGATGAAGTTCGAGCAGGACGAGGTGGAGTTCATCGGCGGGGTGCGGCACGGCCGCACGCTCGGCAGCCCGGTCGCGATCCGGGTGGGCAACACCGAGTGGCCGAAGTGGGAGACGGTCATGTCGGCCGATCCGGTCGACCCCGAGGTGCTCGCCGCCCAGTCGCGCAACGCCCCGCTGACGCGCCCGCGTCCCGGACACGCCGATCTGGCCGGGATGCAGAAGTACGGGCACACCGACGCCCGCCCGATCCTGGAGCGCGCCAGCGCCCGGGAGACCGCCGCCCGGGTCGCCGTCGGCGTGGTCGCCAAGCAGCTGATCCGGCAGGCGCTGGGCATCGAGATCGTGTCGCACGTGATCGAACTCGGTTCGGTCGCGGCGAAGTCCGGGCTGATCCCGACGCCGGACGACGCCGACCGCATCGACGCCGACCCGCTGCGCTGCCTCGACCCGGAGGCCAGCGCCCGGATGGTCGCCGAGGTGGACGCCGCGAAGAAGGACGCCGACACGCTCGGTGGCATCGTCGAGGTGCTGGCCTACCAGGTCCCGCCGGGCCTGGGCTCGCACGTGCAGTGGGACCGCAAGCTCGACGCCCGGCTCGCCACCGCGCTGATGTCGATCCAGTCGGTCAAGGGTGTCGAGATCGGTGACGGTTTCACCCAGGCCCGCTCCCGCGGCTCGGTCGCGCACGACGAGATCGTCCCGACGCCGGACGGGGTGAAGCGGGTGACCGACCGGGCCGGCGGCCTGGAGGGCGGGATCACCAACGGTGAGCCGCTGCGCGTCCGTGCCGCCCTGAAGCCGATCTCGTCGCTGAACCGCGCCCTGCAGACCGTGGACATCACCACCGGCGAGCCGGCGACCGCGATCAACCAGCGCTCCGACGTCTGCGCGGTCCCGGCCGGCGCGGTCGTCGCCGAGGCGATGGTCGCCCTGGTGCTCGCCGAGGCGGCCACCGAGAAGTTCGGCGGTGACTCGGTCGCCGAGATCCGCCGCAACCTGGCGTCCTACCTCGACGCCCTGGTGATCCGCTGA